In the genome of Podospora pseudocomata strain CBS 415.72m chromosome 7, whole genome shotgun sequence, the window ATGGTTCCCTATCGTGAGAGATCAGGAAGATGCAGAGAATCAATATTCTCTGCAACCCTTGTTGGGGGCGTGAGCAGCTCCAATAAAATAGGAAAAGGCTGCTCAATAAACACCACCTGAACCGGGCTCAGCCCCACGCACGCTGCACCCAACGGTGCATCTTGACCCATCTTGCGCGGTGCGGATGCCCTTCCTGGAGGAGCCCATGCCTGCGTCCACGTCCCGATCTGGGAGGGGCTTCCAGGGTCCCCTGGACCTCCCAAGACTGTTGGACTGGTCTCGCCCGCTGTGCCGCTGCTTGTTTCTATTTTACTCTTGGGCTCTGCCGTTGCtgcttgctctctctctgtttGGGTGGTGCTTGTTTCCAACACACACCTCTCCGTCGTCACTCGTTCACCCTCACGGCCAAGGAGATATTCACTTATCTTCACGAGTATTCCGTCAGTCAGCTggagccttctccttccaaACTCGGCGACGGCATTATCGCTCAAATTATACCGCTCTCGCAAGCCGTCTCATTGGTGTCCAGCTCGTCCCACGCGGCAGTCGTATATTTACCCGGCCTCCCCATATTGACCTACCAGCAAATCCAGCTGGTCCAGGTCCtcaaccaaggccaagtcCTGCAGGGTGGACTGGGGAAAAGAGAACAGGTCGATATAATACAACACGACATCTTTGCCCAGGCCAATGCTTAGTGTCAACTACCTTACTCTTCACGTCCAACGCCGATCTGTTTTGTCTGACCCAGTCCGATCGTCCACTCAGTCACTCGTtaggggaaaaaaaaaataacagCTTCAAAAACTTGGGTCGTGGTACAAGGTGATGTCGCACAGGTGAAATCGGAGCCATTTCCCGCAGCCGCGACACAATACAGACATAAAAAAATGGCCGGACAGATAgtaaccagctcctcgggTTGGGCCCGCCGATCACAACCTTCATGGACCAACATCCTGACCCTCTTCGCTTGCTTGGCCTGTCACGCCTTGGCCTCCACACCAGATGCCCCTGAGTCTGTCGAGACATTGATAATCGACACCAGAAGTCCATACAAGACAGACAATGGGTGGGTGATGCTTTCACCAAGAGACGCGGAAGACTGGAAGCAGTGGAAGAAGCGTCAGAACAacaaggacgacgacgaggacgagaaatCAAGCTCATCAGCCAAGCCATCAGTAACAACAACATTCGCCATCGTTGCTGGAAAGCCCACACAAAGCAGCACTACATCTTCCGAGACCGCCCCAAGCGCCCTGCCAACACATCTCGACAGCTTGGCCTCTGGGTTCAAGGAAGGATCTAACGGTGATCCCAACGCATGCCCCAAATTCATCAACTGgttcctcaacacccccgagTTCAAGGAGTGCTACCCCCTCTCCATGCTCCTCGATGTAAGCTTTTCATCTccatccctcttcccctcccatATATACTAACCCACCCAGCACTCCAAATCCTTCTTTGACGCCCAGCGCTCCCCGGTAACCATCACCCGCACCCTCGACGCCACCTGCGCAGCCAACGCCACCCGCTGCTCCCAGTACTTTGCCCAGCTAGCCCAAAACTTCACCTCGACGGAAAACTGCGGCAATGACTACACCTGGGGCACACCCGCCATCGTCAACACGTACAAGGCCATGGTTGCCTACGCGCCCATTTATAGTGTCGGCTGTTTACGGGATGAGAAGACGTCGGCGTACTGCTTTGCCAATGCTGtgggcaacaccaccagcagggGGAACACTTATTTgtacaccctcctcccgttCAACAAGAGCTTGCCTGGGAGTAGCGTGACGACGTGTGACGAATGTACGAGGCAGACGATGAATATCTACCAGGCGTCGACGGCAGATAGGAGGCAGCAGATCAGCCTGACGTATGAGGGGGCCGCGAAGCAGATTAATCTTGTTTGCGGGCCGGGGTTTGTGCAGGAGACGCTGGCGCCCGAGGCGGTGAGGAGttgggcggggaggaaggggagggtggtggagtggacggggtttggggttgtgatgggggtgttggtgtggttgatttaaggggggtttttttttttggtctgtGAGGCGCGTGGTTTGGTTCTTGTTCgataccccctttttttttgttttgttttttttggagagAGCGATTTCTACGACATACTTATTGAACCTTTTGTCGACATACATGCACACAAAAAGACAGGTTCACACACGTCCTTTTACGGACCATCTTTTGGAAAAGATGGGGAACTGCATAATTTCTATTTATTTCTCCCTTTTGGAAGGGAAGATGAAAATGTGGTGGAATGGACACAGAAGAttggttgaggatgaggataaTGGTTCTAGAATTTTGCGCGGCGTTCCTTTGGGAAGATTACTATGATTCGGGGCAAGGAAAGATTCATGACGGGTTGGTTAATATGATATTATTCGAGCGTGGAGTTCGTGTACATACCTTTATGATGTTTGTTTCTGGCTCGTATCGACCTTACTTTACTGGTCTACAACTGCTCAACAAGACCTTGTGTTAGA includes:
- a CDS encoding hypothetical protein (COG:S; EggNog:ENOG503P1X3) — translated: MAGQIVTSSSGWARRSQPSWTNILTLFACLACHALASTPDAPESVETLIIDTRSPYKTDNGWVMLSPRDAEDWKQWKKRQNNKDDDEDEKSSSSAKPSVTTTFAIVAGKPTQSSTTSSETAPSALPTHLDSLASGFKEGSNGDPNACPKFINWFLNTPEFKECYPLSMLLDHSKSFFDAQRSPVTITRTLDATCAANATRCSQYFAQLAQNFTSTENCGNDYTWGTPAIVNTYKAMVAYAPIYSVGCLRDEKTSAYCFANAVGNTTSRGNTYLYTLLPFNKSLPGSSVTTCDECTRQTMNIYQASTADRRQQISLTYEGAAKQINLVCGPGFVQETLAPEAVRSWAGRKGRVVEWTGFGVVMGVLVWLI